The nucleotide sequence ATTGCCGAGGGTGTGACAACGCTGTACAACGTGCCGCGCATTACGGATGTCGAAATCACGCTCAAACTGTGCGAAGAACTTGGCGCAAGCTATGTCTGGCGCGATGAGACGACAGTCGCCGTTGATGCCCGGCGGGTCAGCAATCCCGTCATCCCACTCAAGTACAGTGGCTCAACTCGAACGCCGATTCTGTTTGTATCGCCGCTGCTGCACCGCCTTGGCCGGGCGGAGTTAACGACCATCGGGGGATGCTCGATTGGGCCGCGGCCGATCAACTACCACATTGCCGGCTTGCGGCAGTTAGGCGTCACCGTAGAAGAAGTCTCTCGGACAGCCTATCGGTTTTACGCCGACCAGCTTCAGGGCAACATCATCACGCTCGAATACCCCAGCGTTGGAGCGACAGAAAACCTGCTGATGGCAGCCGTCGGCGCGCGCGGCCGAACCGTCATCCGCAACGCCGCCATTGAGCCGGAAATTCTAAACTTGGCCGGCCTGCTGCAGGCTATGGGCGCCGTCGTCTATCAGGACGTGAACCGAACGTGGATCGTTGAGGGCACGTCGCGGTTCCGTGCGGTTGAATATGAGGTCATGAACGACCGCATTGAGGCAGCCTCATTCGCTGCCTGCGCTGTCGCCACTGGTGGAGAGGTCTTTGTTGAAGGCGCGGTACAGCGCGATATGGTGA is from Chloracidobacterium sp. and encodes:
- the murA gene encoding UDP-N-acetylglucosamine 1-carboxyvinyltransferase encodes the protein MPTRYDIVGGRPLHGTVRVSGAKNAALKMIVAALIAEGVTTLYNVPRITDVEITLKLCEELGASYVWRDETTVAVDARRVSNPVIPLKYSGSTRTPILFVSPLLHRLGRAELTTIGGCSIGPRPINYHIAGLRQLGVTVEEVSRTAYRFYADQLQGNIITLEYPSVGATENLLMAAVGARGRTVIRNAAIEPEILNLAGLLQAMGAVVYQDVNRTWIVEGTSRFRAVEYEVMNDRIEAASFAACAVATGGEVFVEGAVQRDMVTFLDWLRKVGGEFDVYPNGIRFYRQGRLRPVNLETDVHPGFMTDWQPPFVVLLTQSEGISVVHETVYESRFGYVEALVSMGAHIQLTNDCLGSRECRFTNKNHLHSALIAGPTPLRGGRLHIPDLRAGFAYVMAALMATGESRIYGTEFVQRGYADLIGKLQAIGADIVETPVETP